The following are from one region of the Nicotiana tomentosiformis chromosome 7, ASM39032v3, whole genome shotgun sequence genome:
- the LOC104100720 gene encoding probable glutathione S-transferase translates to MAGVKLLGLWYSPFSHRVEWALKIKGVEYEFIKEDLQNKSPLLLQSNPVHKKIPVLIHNGKPISESMVILEYIDETFEGPSILPKDPYDRAIARFWAKFLEDKVPPVGKTFFLKGEEQEKGKEEAFEMLKILDNELKDKKFFTGDKIGLADIAANFVGLWLGVFEEASGIVLVTREKFPNFCAWRDEYINCSQNKEYLPPRDELLAHFKARFHAAAAPK, encoded by the exons atggcagGAGTGAAGTTGCTTGGTCTTTGGTATAGCCCTTTTAGTCACAGAGTTGAGTGGGCTCTTAAGATTAAGGGCGTGGAATATGAATTTATAAAAGAAGATCTACAAAATAAAAGCCCTCTACTTCTACAATCAAACCCTGTTCACAAGAAAATTCCAGTGCTAATTCACAATGGAAAGCCCATTTCTGAGTCTATGGTAATTCTTGAATACATTGACGAAACTTTTGAAGGCCCTTCCATTTTGCCTAAAGACCCTTATGACCGTGCTATAGCTCGTTTCTGGGCTAAGTTCCTCGAGGATAAG GTGCCACCAGTGGGAAAAACATTCTTTCTCAAAGGAGAGGAGCAAGAGAAAGGTAAAGAGGAAGCTTTTGAGATGCTGAAAATTCTTGATAATGAGCTCAAGGATAAGAAATTCTTTACCGGTGACAAAATTGGGTTGGCTGATATTGCTGCAAATTTTGTGGGACTTTGGCTGGGAGTGTTTGAAGAAGCCTCTGGAATTGTTCTGGTTACAAGagaaaaatttccaaatttttgtgCGTGGAGAGATGAGTACATTAACTGCAGCCAAAACAAGGAATATCTACCCCCTAGAGATGAGTTGCTTGCCCATTTCAAAGCTCGCTTTCATGCTGCAGCCGCTCCCAAATGA